Proteins encoded by one window of Cyanobium sp. NS01:
- the dnaK gene encoding molecular chaperone DnaK, with product MGRIVGIDLGTTNSVVAVLEGGRPAVIASAEGSRTTPSVVGFNRDQELLVGQLARRQLVLNPRNTFANLKRYVGRRWDELEESSLGVPYTIRANDQGNVRVVCPATEREYAPEELVASVLRKLVDDAATYLGEPVEAAVITVPAYFNDAQRQATRDAGRLAGISVERILNEPTAAALAYGFDRSAVKRVLVFDLGGGTFDVSVLRIAQGVFDVKATSGDTQLGGNDWDRRIVDWLADGFQQEHGLDLRRDRQALQRLTEAAEKAKMELSGVQSTPISLPFIATGSDGPLHIETSLERRRFEALCPDLLDRLLRPVQRALRDSSLAADEIDDVVLVGGSTRMPMVQEMVRTLVPREPCQSVNPDEVVAIGAAVQAGILTGELRDLMLNDVTPLGLGLETIGGAMKVLIPRNTSIPVRKSDLFSTSEANQNSVEIHVLQGERQMAADNKSLGRFRLSGIPPAPRGVPQVQVSFDIDANGLLQVSATDRTTGRQQSVSIQGGSNLSEEEIARLLQEAEEKAAEDRRKRSALDRRNKALTLIAQAERRLRDASVELGPYGAERQQRAVELALRDVQDLMALEQSGSSDVGELELAVSQLQEAVYALNRRLLSERRSEQGPLQGLKNTLGSLKDELFADDDDWDDWSRPGSDPWAMPAGRSRGGYDNLGSPGRNQRDRGYGYSEPGYDDRSYTDRSYAEPGYGDRSSAASGYGDRGYGRGEQPMGYSGSDQLDLDDQRADVQRDDDRWDEDRWDGARGGARGGRSDDPDLDLNRPRSRPAQPADPTGRGSFQGASRQGRPVSRVPDDDPWADG from the coding sequence ATGGGTCGCATCGTCGGCATCGACCTCGGGACCACCAATTCGGTGGTGGCGGTGCTGGAGGGCGGCCGTCCGGCGGTGATCGCCAGCGCCGAGGGCAGCCGCACCACCCCCTCGGTGGTGGGCTTCAACCGCGACCAGGAGCTGCTGGTGGGGCAGCTGGCGCGGCGGCAGCTGGTGCTCAATCCCCGCAACACCTTTGCCAACCTCAAGCGCTACGTGGGGCGCCGCTGGGACGAGCTCGAGGAATCGAGCCTGGGCGTGCCCTACACGATCCGCGCCAACGACCAGGGCAACGTGCGGGTGGTGTGCCCCGCCACCGAGCGCGAGTACGCGCCGGAAGAACTGGTGGCCAGCGTCCTGCGCAAGCTGGTGGACGATGCCGCCACCTACCTCGGTGAGCCGGTGGAGGCGGCCGTGATCACCGTGCCCGCCTACTTCAATGACGCCCAGCGCCAGGCCACCCGCGACGCCGGCCGCCTGGCGGGCATCAGCGTGGAGCGGATCCTGAACGAGCCCACGGCGGCGGCGCTGGCCTACGGCTTCGATCGCTCCGCCGTGAAGCGGGTGCTGGTGTTCGACCTCGGCGGCGGCACCTTCGACGTGTCGGTGCTGCGGATCGCCCAGGGGGTGTTCGATGTGAAGGCCACCAGCGGTGACACCCAGCTGGGCGGTAACGACTGGGACCGCCGCATCGTGGACTGGCTGGCCGATGGCTTCCAGCAGGAGCACGGCCTCGACCTGCGCCGTGACCGCCAGGCCCTGCAACGCCTCACCGAGGCGGCGGAGAAGGCCAAGATGGAGCTCAGTGGGGTCCAGAGCACGCCCATCTCGCTCCCCTTCATCGCTACGGGCTCCGACGGCCCGCTGCACATTGAAACCAGCCTGGAGCGCCGCCGTTTCGAGGCCCTCTGCCCCGATCTGCTGGATCGGCTGCTGCGCCCGGTGCAGCGCGCCCTGCGCGATTCCAGCCTGGCCGCCGATGAGATCGACGACGTGGTGCTGGTCGGGGGCTCCACCCGCATGCCGATGGTGCAGGAGATGGTGCGCACCCTGGTGCCGCGGGAGCCCTGTCAGTCGGTGAATCCCGATGAGGTGGTGGCGATCGGCGCCGCGGTGCAGGCCGGCATCCTCACCGGTGAGCTGCGCGACCTGATGCTCAACGACGTGACGCCCCTCGGTCTGGGTCTGGAGACGATCGGCGGCGCCATGAAGGTGCTGATCCCACGCAACACGTCGATCCCGGTGCGCAAGAGCGACCTGTTCAGCACCTCGGAGGCGAACCAGAACTCCGTGGAGATCCACGTGCTGCAGGGGGAGCGGCAGATGGCCGCCGACAACAAGAGTCTCGGCCGCTTCCGCCTCTCCGGCATCCCGCCGGCTCCCCGCGGAGTGCCCCAGGTGCAGGTGTCGTTCGACATTGACGCCAACGGCCTGCTGCAGGTGTCTGCCACTGACCGCACCACGGGCCGCCAGCAGAGCGTGAGCATCCAGGGAGGCTCCAACCTCAGCGAGGAGGAGATCGCCCGGCTGCTGCAGGAGGCTGAGGAGAAGGCGGCGGAGGACAGGCGCAAGCGCTCCGCACTCGACCGCCGCAACAAGGCCCTCACCCTGATCGCCCAGGCGGAGCGGCGGCTGCGGGATGCCTCTGTGGAACTGGGCCCCTACGGTGCCGAGCGCCAGCAGCGGGCTGTGGAGCTGGCTCTGCGCGACGTGCAGGACCTGATGGCCCTGGAGCAGAGCGGCAGCAGCGATGTCGGGGAGCTGGAGCTGGCTGTCAGCCAACTGCAGGAGGCCGTGTACGCCCTGAACCGGCGCCTGCTCAGCGAGCGTCGCAGTGAGCAGGGTCCGCTGCAGGGCCTCAAGAACACCCTGGGCTCGCTCAAGGATGAGCTGTTTGCCGACGATGACGACTGGGATGACTGGAGTCGGCCGGGCAGTGACCCCTGGGCCATGCCCGCCGGCCGTTCCCGTGGTGGTTACGACAACCTGGGCTCGCCAGGCCGCAATCAACGCGATCGGGGCTACGGCTACAGCGAACCCGGCTACGACGACCGCAGCTACACCGACCGCAGCTATGCCGAGCCCGGTTACGGCGACCGCAGCTCTGCCGCCAGCGGCTATGGAGATCGGGGCTACGGCCGTGGTGAGCAGCCAATGGGCTACTCAGGCTCTGATCAGCTTGACCTGGACGACCAGAGGGCCGACGTCCAGAGGGATGACGACCGCTGGGATGAGGATCGCTGGGATGGTGCCAGGGGTGGTGCCAGGGGTGGTCGGTCAGACGATCCAGACCTCGATCTGAACCGGCCCCGCTCGCGTCCTGCCCAGCCAGCGGACCCCACCGGCCGGGGCTCCTTCCAGGGCGCCTCCCGCCAGGGAAGGCCTGTCTCCCGGGTGCCCGATGACGATCCCTGGGCTGACGGCTGA
- a CDS encoding DnaJ C-terminal domain-containing protein, translating into MRSSAPSDYWAVLGLDPGADLPSLKRAFRAQARRFHPDLNGNDPSAEESFKLVNEAYAVLSDPRRRAAWERGEDSGTAVPTDPFASGFPRFETYLEALFGQRQRSRSTPFDDGASGVDATSSEPFEEEPFAEDGFDAHSGRGDADGSADPASDWGGPGGSVTPSPAPPPPVQASTDAESTVVLSPEQALHGERVELELPDGTAVEVWTPAMAGDGWRLRLEGVAPGGGDHFLQLRVRTEEGLRIDGLRVQYSLDLTPAEAALGCVVVVPTLRGPVKLTVPPCSSSGRLLRLRGRGMERGDQRGDQLVEVRIVLPDQLADAEEALYGRLQELADQAAEEPAQEASQESGGR; encoded by the coding sequence GTGCGTTCCTCGGCCCCATCGGACTACTGGGCGGTGCTCGGCCTTGACCCGGGTGCCGATCTCCCCAGCCTGAAGCGAGCCTTCCGCGCCCAGGCCAGGCGTTTTCACCCCGATCTCAACGGCAACGACCCCAGCGCCGAGGAGAGCTTCAAGCTGGTCAACGAGGCCTATGCGGTGCTCTCCGACCCCCGCCGCCGAGCGGCCTGGGAGCGAGGCGAAGACTCCGGAACGGCGGTGCCCACGGATCCCTTCGCCAGCGGCTTTCCGCGTTTCGAAACTTACCTCGAGGCGCTCTTCGGGCAGCGGCAGCGCTCTCGCTCCACTCCGTTCGATGACGGGGCATCGGGTGTTGACGCCACGTCGTCGGAACCCTTCGAGGAGGAGCCATTTGCGGAGGATGGCTTCGATGCCCACAGCGGCAGAGGCGATGCCGACGGCAGCGCTGACCCGGCGAGTGACTGGGGAGGGCCGGGCGGCTCCGTGACGCCTTCGCCAGCCCCGCCGCCTCCGGTGCAGGCCAGCACGGATGCCGAGAGCACGGTGGTCCTCAGCCCCGAGCAGGCGCTGCACGGGGAGCGGGTGGAGCTGGAGTTGCCCGACGGCACCGCCGTGGAAGTGTGGACACCGGCCATGGCGGGCGATGGCTGGCGGCTGCGCCTGGAGGGCGTCGCCCCCGGCGGTGGGGATCACTTTCTGCAGCTGCGGGTGCGCACGGAGGAGGGGTTGCGCATCGATGGCCTGCGGGTGCAGTACAGCCTTGATCTCACTCCCGCCGAAGCGGCCCTGGGCTGTGTGGTGGTGGTGCCCACCCTGCGCGGCCCGGTAAAACTCACGGTGCCGCCCTGCTCGTCCAGTGGTCGGTTGCTGCGCTTGCGGGGCCGGGGAATGGAGCGGGGCGACCAGCGGGGCGACCAGCTGGTGGAGGTGCGCATCGTGCTGCCGGATCAACTGGCCGATGCGGAAGAGGCCCTCTATGGCCGCCTCCAGGAGCTGGCCGACCAGGCTGCCGAGGAGCCCGCTCAGGAGGCTTCCCAGGAATCAGGCGGGCGATGA
- a CDS encoding DUF3110 domain-containing protein, producing the protein MPVHVLLFDPGTDQEGIHSLEINGRTVVLLFEARDDAERYAGLLEAQDFPVPCVEALERPEMEQFCQESGYEARFVPVGFLPQSPEDRLLIAPPERNMDVTTWQEQTAAAGAVAASEAPQASGQQGADPAVEQTPAEPISSGDPELEAFRRQLEGLL; encoded by the coding sequence ATGCCGGTGCACGTGTTGCTCTTCGATCCCGGAACCGATCAGGAGGGGATCCATTCCCTCGAGATCAACGGCCGCACGGTGGTGCTGCTGTTCGAGGCCCGCGATGACGCCGAGCGCTATGCGGGTCTGCTGGAAGCCCAGGACTTCCCCGTGCCCTGTGTGGAGGCCCTCGAGCGACCTGAGATGGAGCAGTTCTGCCAGGAATCGGGTTATGAGGCCCGCTTCGTGCCCGTGGGCTTCCTGCCCCAGAGCCCGGAGGACCGGCTGCTGATCGCGCCGCCGGAGCGCAACATGGACGTGACCACCTGGCAGGAGCAGACCGCCGCCGCCGGCGCCGTGGCCGCCTCGGAGGCCCCCCAAGCCTCCGGCCAGCAAGGTGCTGATCCTGCCGTTGAGCAGACCCCGGCCGAACCGATCAGCAGCGGCGATCCCGAGCTTGAGGCCTTTCGGCGCCAGCTGGAGGGCCTGCTGTGA
- the murQ gene encoding N-acetylmuramic acid 6-phosphate etherase yields MSPAAATGADRGHLLTEQANPLSASLDQLPTAELVELFIHNDLEPQRAVAAAAAALSSAIEAITARLRAGGRLFYLGAGTSGRLGVLDAAECPPTFCSPPELVQGVLAGGAPALLRSSEGLEDLEDAGRSDLQALGFGPGDCLVGIAAGGTTPYVLGGLAHASAIGALAIAMACVPADQVPMPCSIDIRLLTGPELLAGSTRLKAGTATKMALNILSTGVMVRLGKVYGNRMVDVAVTNAKLEDRALRILRDLAGVERSAGMTLLERSGGSVKLALLMQAAGLEAAAAAEALAAHGPSLRRTLAALGATLG; encoded by the coding sequence GTGAGTCCGGCCGCCGCCACGGGGGCCGATCGGGGCCATCTGCTCACCGAACAGGCCAATCCCCTCAGCGCCAGCCTTGATCAGCTCCCCACCGCCGAGCTCGTGGAGCTGTTCATCCACAACGACCTCGAACCCCAGCGGGCGGTGGCCGCCGCCGCCGCTGCCCTCAGCAGCGCCATCGAGGCGATCACCGCCCGGTTGCGGGCCGGGGGGCGTCTCTTCTACCTGGGTGCCGGCACGTCCGGACGGCTGGGGGTGCTGGATGCGGCGGAGTGCCCGCCCACCTTCTGCAGCCCGCCGGAGCTGGTGCAGGGGGTGCTGGCAGGCGGCGCGCCGGCCCTGCTGCGCAGCTCCGAGGGGCTGGAAGACCTGGAAGACGCGGGCCGCAGCGATCTGCAGGCCCTGGGCTTCGGGCCCGGCGACTGCCTGGTGGGAATTGCGGCCGGGGGCACCACCCCCTATGTGCTCGGCGGCCTGGCCCATGCTTCGGCCATCGGCGCCCTGGCCATCGCCATGGCCTGCGTGCCCGCCGACCAGGTGCCGATGCCCTGCAGCATCGACATCCGCCTGCTCACCGGCCCCGAGCTGCTGGCGGGCTCCACCCGCCTCAAGGCGGGCACGGCCACCAAGATGGCGCTCAACATCCTCTCCACCGGCGTGATGGTGCGCCTGGGCAAGGTGTACGGCAACCGCATGGTGGATGTGGCGGTGACCAACGCCAAGCTGGAGGACCGGGCCCTGCGCATCCTGCGCGACCTGGCCGGGGTGGAGCGCAGCGCAGGCATGACACTGCTGGAGCGCTCCGGCGGTTCCGTGAAACTGGCCCTGCTGATGCAGGCCGCTGGGCTGGAGGCCGCCGCTGCAGCCGAGGCCCTGGCGGCCCATGGGCCCAGCCTGCGCCGCACCCTCGCTGCCCTGGGAGCCACGTTGGGCTGA
- the mtnP gene encoding S-methyl-5'-thioadenosine phosphorylase, producing MPTPPITTTPAPAEQAPTSAAPDLRRARLGVLGGSGLYAMDGLEDMREISVETPFGPTSDSLRLGRINDLEVVFLARHGRHHSFTPSEVPYRANLWALRSLGVRWILSVSAVGSLQEQFRPLDMMVPDQFIDRTHQRPLTFFGEGVVAHVTAADPFCGALSRLLADVGDSLMPPGRHMHRGGTYLCMEGPAFSTRAESELYRSWGCGVIGMTNHTEARLAREAEMAYATLAMVTDYDCWHQEHASVTVELVIDNLRSNAALAQQIVRLAAERVGELRPSSSFHQALRHALMTPAEQVPAETRRRVDLFTSPYWGPFSG from the coding sequence ATGCCAACACCCCCCATCACCACCACCCCCGCCCCTGCCGAGCAGGCCCCCACCAGCGCCGCTCCCGATCTGCGCCGTGCCCGCCTCGGCGTGCTGGGGGGCAGCGGCCTCTACGCCATGGACGGGCTGGAGGACATGCGCGAGATCAGCGTCGAGACGCCCTTCGGCCCCACCTCCGACAGCCTGCGGCTTGGGCGCATCAACGACCTGGAGGTGGTGTTCCTGGCCCGCCATGGCCGCCACCACAGCTTCACGCCGAGCGAGGTGCCCTACCGGGCCAACCTCTGGGCCCTGCGCTCGCTGGGCGTGCGCTGGATCCTGTCGGTGTCGGCGGTGGGATCCCTGCAGGAGCAGTTCCGGCCCCTCGACATGATGGTGCCCGATCAGTTCATCGACCGCACCCACCAGCGCCCCCTCACCTTCTTCGGCGAGGGAGTGGTGGCCCATGTGACCGCGGCCGATCCCTTCTGTGGCGCCCTCAGCCGCCTGCTGGCCGATGTGGGCGACAGCCTGATGCCGCCGGGCCGCCACATGCACCGCGGCGGCACCTACCTGTGCATGGAGGGGCCTGCCTTCTCCACCCGGGCCGAGTCCGAGCTCTACCGCAGCTGGGGCTGCGGCGTGATCGGCATGACCAACCACACCGAGGCCCGCCTGGCCCGCGAGGCCGAGATGGCCTACGCCACCCTGGCGATGGTGACCGACTACGACTGCTGGCACCAGGAGCACGCCTCGGTGACGGTGGAGCTGGTGATCGACAACCTGCGCTCCAATGCCGCCCTGGCCCAGCAGATCGTGCGGCTGGCGGCCGAGCGGGTGGGCGAGCTGCGACCCAGCAGCAGCTTTCACCAGGCCCTGCGTCATGCCCTGATGACGCCGGCCGAGCAGGTTCCCGCCGAAACGCGCCGCCGCGTGGACCTGTTCACCAGCCCCTACTGGGGGCCGTTCAGCGGCTGA
- a CDS encoding peptidylprolyl isomerase: protein MTKALMETDAGSIELELFDADAPNTVANFTKLAKEGFYDGLAFHRVIPGFMAQGGCPNSRDGAPGMAGTGGPGYHIDCEINGQKHKSGTLAMAHAGKNTGGSQFYICHEAQPHLDGVHTVFGHTTNMDVVQALKNGSKINKLTIQD from the coding sequence ATGACCAAAGCCCTGATGGAGACGGATGCCGGCAGCATCGAGCTCGAGCTCTTCGATGCCGACGCCCCGAACACCGTGGCCAACTTCACCAAGCTGGCCAAGGAGGGCTTTTACGACGGCCTCGCCTTCCACCGCGTGATCCCGGGCTTCATGGCCCAGGGTGGATGCCCCAACAGCCGTGATGGTGCCCCCGGCATGGCCGGCACCGGCGGCCCCGGCTACCACATCGACTGCGAGATCAACGGCCAGAAGCACAAGTCGGGCACCCTGGCCATGGCCCATGCCGGCAAGAACACCGGCGGCTCGCAGTTCTACATCTGCCATGAGGCCCAGCCCCACCTCGACGGCGTGCACACGGTGTTCGGCCACACCACCAACATGGATGTGGTGCAGGCCCTCAAGAACGGCAGCAAGATCAACAAGCTGACCATTCAGGACTGA
- the ribBA gene encoding bifunctional 3,4-dihydroxy-2-butanone-4-phosphate synthase/GTP cyclohydrolase II — MTALSNPSVASSEATVTGAIRFDAIADALAAIRNGESIVVVDDENRENEGDLICAAQFATPEQINFMATEARGLICLAMEGERLDALDLPLMVDRNTDENQTAFTVSVDAGPENGVSTGISADDRARTIQVAIHPGSRPSDLRRPGHIFPLRARQGGVLKRAGHTEAAVDLARLAGLYPAGVICEIQNADGSMARLPQLAAYARRHGLRLINIADLIGYRLDTERFVRRQAEAALPSSFGEFRAIGYRNELDGSEHVAIVKGHPEQASAPVLVRVHSECLTGDAFGSLRCDCRPQLEAALRMLEEAGEGVVVYLRQEGRGIGLINKLKAYSLQDTGLDTVEANERLGFPADLRNYGVGAQILSDLGVQRLRLITNNPRKIAGLGGYGLEVVDRVPLVMDPGTHNAAYLAVKRSKLGHLMGDGPSCPLGLTAVLAWSGVADESGGRPDAARSERLDHLQAWALEQGLLLGREEHPRLLALLNQPGLALLLSSGRGADGLREQGISDLLRRLAAWPHTESVALLLTPDAQRTAHPSAQLQCQHRPLAELQGGGVAGLPLQAEAFLVWR; from the coding sequence TTGACCGCCCTGAGCAACCCATCCGTCGCCAGCTCCGAGGCGACCGTGACCGGTGCCATCCGCTTCGATGCCATCGCCGATGCCCTCGCCGCGATCCGCAACGGTGAGTCGATCGTGGTGGTGGACGACGAAAACCGCGAAAACGAAGGCGACCTGATCTGCGCCGCCCAGTTCGCCACCCCCGAGCAGATCAACTTCATGGCCACCGAGGCGCGGGGCCTGATCTGCCTGGCCATGGAGGGCGAGCGCCTCGATGCCCTCGATCTGCCCCTGATGGTGGATCGCAACACCGACGAGAACCAGACGGCCTTCACCGTGAGCGTCGATGCCGGCCCGGAGAACGGGGTGAGCACTGGCATCTCGGCCGATGACCGGGCCCGCACCATCCAGGTGGCCATCCATCCCGGCAGCCGCCCCAGCGACCTGCGCCGGCCGGGCCACATCTTTCCGCTGCGGGCGCGCCAGGGGGGCGTGCTCAAGCGGGCGGGCCACACCGAAGCCGCCGTCGACCTGGCCCGGCTGGCCGGCCTCTACCCCGCCGGAGTGATCTGCGAAATCCAGAATGCCGATGGCTCGATGGCGCGGCTGCCCCAGCTGGCCGCCTACGCCCGCCGCCATGGTCTGCGCCTGATCAACATCGCCGATCTGATCGGCTACCGCCTCGACACGGAGCGCTTCGTGCGCCGTCAGGCCGAGGCCGCCCTGCCCAGCAGCTTCGGGGAGTTCAGAGCGATCGGCTACCGCAATGAGCTCGATGGCAGCGAGCATGTGGCCATCGTCAAGGGCCATCCCGAGCAGGCCAGCGCGCCCGTGCTGGTGCGGGTGCACAGCGAATGCCTCACCGGCGATGCCTTCGGCTCCCTGCGCTGTGACTGCCGGCCCCAGTTGGAGGCAGCCCTGCGGATGCTGGAGGAGGCCGGCGAAGGGGTGGTGGTGTACCTGCGCCAGGAGGGCCGGGGCATCGGCCTGATCAACAAGCTCAAGGCCTACTCGCTTCAGGACACGGGCCTGGACACGGTGGAGGCCAACGAGCGGCTGGGCTTCCCCGCCGACCTGCGCAACTACGGCGTCGGCGCCCAGATCCTCAGCGACCTGGGTGTGCAGCGGCTGCGGCTGATCACCAACAACCCCCGCAAGATCGCCGGCCTGGGCGGCTATGGGCTGGAGGTGGTGGACCGGGTGCCCCTGGTGATGGATCCCGGCACCCACAACGCCGCCTACCTGGCCGTGAAGCGCTCCAAGCTCGGCCACCTGATGGGAGACGGGCCGAGCTGCCCCCTGGGGCTCACCGCCGTACTGGCCTGGAGTGGCGTCGCCGACGAGTCAGGCGGACGACCGGACGCCGCCCGGTCGGAGCGGCTGGACCATCTGCAGGCCTGGGCCCTGGAGCAGGGGCTGCTGCTGGGGCGCGAGGAGCACCCCCGCCTGCTGGCCCTGCTGAACCAGCCCGGCCTGGCTCTGCTGCTCAGTTCAGGGAGGGGGGCAGACGGCCTGCGGGAGCAGGGCATCAGCGACCTTCTACGCCGGCTGGCCGCCTGGCCCCACACCGAAAGCGTGGCGCTGCTGCTCACCCCCGATGCCCAGCGCACGGCCCATCCCAGCGCCCAGCTGCAATGCCAGCACCGCCCCCTGGCGGAGCTCCAGGGGGGCGGTGTGGCGGGGCTGCCGCTGCAGGCCGAGGCCTTTCTGGTCTGGCGCTGA
- the argC gene encoding N-acetyl-gamma-glutamyl-phosphate reductase: MARKRVAVIGASGYGGLQTLRLLQGHPGFEVSFLGGERSSGKRWSAITPFLPLPGDPLVQSPDPDAIAAAADFAVLSLPNGLAARLVPPLLERGVRVVDLSADYRYRSLEAWQAVYSAEAEAVPRTDADLCAEAVYGLPEWEGRRLATARLVASPGCFPTASLLGLLPLLKQGLIETSGIVIDAKTGTSGGGRAAKENLLLAEAAEAIAPYGVVGHRHTSEIEQIAAQVAGQPIQLQFTPHLVPMVRGLLATLYARLRDPGLTAEDCRTVLSSAYPNSPCVQVLPVGTYPSTKWVRQTNRALLSVQADPRTGQLIVMGAIDNLVKGQAGQGVQCLNLMAGLEATAGLPLLPFYP; encoded by the coding sequence ATGGCCAGAAAGCGCGTCGCGGTGATCGGTGCCAGCGGCTATGGTGGCCTCCAGACCCTGCGGCTGCTGCAGGGCCATCCCGGCTTTGAGGTGAGCTTCCTGGGCGGCGAGCGCAGCAGTGGCAAACGCTGGAGCGCGATCACGCCCTTCCTGCCCCTGCCGGGCGATCCGCTGGTGCAGAGCCCTGACCCCGACGCGATCGCCGCCGCCGCCGACTTCGCCGTGCTCAGCCTGCCGAACGGCCTCGCCGCCCGGCTGGTGCCGCCGCTGCTGGAGCGCGGCGTGCGGGTGGTGGATCTCTCCGCCGACTACCGCTACCGCTCCCTGGAGGCCTGGCAGGCGGTGTACAGCGCCGAGGCCGAGGCGGTCCCCCGCACAGATGCCGACCTCTGCGCCGAAGCGGTCTACGGCCTGCCCGAGTGGGAGGGCCGCCGCCTGGCCACAGCGCGCCTGGTGGCCTCCCCCGGCTGTTTCCCCACCGCCTCCCTGCTGGGTCTGCTGCCCCTGCTCAAGCAGGGCCTGATCGAAACGAGCGGCATCGTGATCGATGCCAAGACCGGCACCAGCGGTGGCGGTCGCGCCGCCAAGGAAAACCTGCTGCTGGCTGAGGCCGCCGAGGCGATCGCCCCCTATGGCGTGGTGGGCCATCGCCACACCAGCGAGATCGAGCAGATCGCCGCTCAGGTGGCCGGCCAACCGATCCAGCTGCAGTTCACCCCCCACCTGGTGCCGATGGTGCGTGGCCTGCTGGCCACCCTCTACGCCCGCCTGCGCGACCCCGGCCTCACCGCGGAGGACTGCCGCACGGTGCTGAGCTCCGCCTACCCGAACAGCCCCTGCGTTCAGGTGCTGCCGGTGGGCACCTACCCCTCCACCAAGTGGGTGCGGCAGACCAACCGTGCCCTGCTCTCGGTGCAGGCCGACCCGCGCACGGGCCAGCTGATCGTGATGGGCGCGATCGACAACCTGGTGAAGGGCCAGGCGGGCCAGGGAGTGCAGTGCCTCAATCTGATGGCCGGCCTGGAGGCCACTGCCGGCCTGCCCCTGCTGCCCTTCTACCCCTAG
- the purN gene encoding phosphoribosylglycinamide formyltransferase has product MERWDMEPRPALSDPSDHWPSIQWPLPPQAAVGGGQGDRPLRLGVMASGAGSNFEALVEATRRPPPALQAEVVLLVVNNPGCGAQQRAERLGVPCQLLDHRLQPSRAALDAALIAAFDQARVDLVVMAGWMRIVTPSLINAFPQRLVNLHPSLLPSFRGLDAVGQALAAGVTLSGCTVHLVSETVDAGRILVQAAVPVLPGDSREQLAARIRPLEHRLLPLGVCLAAQALGLAS; this is encoded by the coding sequence ATGGAGAGATGGGACATGGAGCCGAGGCCCGCTTTGTCTGACCCTAGCGATCACTGGCCCAGCATCCAGTGGCCGTTGCCACCCCAGGCCGCTGTCGGTGGCGGCCAGGGGGACCGGCCGTTGCGCCTCGGCGTGATGGCCTCCGGGGCAGGCAGCAATTTCGAGGCCCTGGTGGAGGCCACCCGCCGCCCGCCTCCGGCCCTGCAGGCCGAGGTGGTGCTGCTGGTGGTGAACAACCCGGGCTGCGGTGCCCAGCAGCGGGCCGAGCGGCTGGGGGTTCCCTGCCAGCTGCTCGATCACCGGCTGCAGCCCAGCCGCGCCGCCCTCGATGCCGCCCTGATCGCAGCCTTCGATCAGGCCCGGGTGGATCTGGTGGTGATGGCCGGCTGGATGCGGATCGTCACGCCCTCGTTGATCAATGCCTTTCCGCAGCGGTTGGTGAACCTTCATCCCTCCCTGCTGCCCAGCTTCCGCGGCCTCGATGCCGTCGGCCAGGCCCTGGCGGCGGGGGTCACCCTGAGCGGCTGCACCGTGCACCTGGTGAGTGAGACGGTGGATGCGGGCAGGATCCTGGTGCAGGCGGCGGTGCCGGTGCTGCCGGGCGACAGCCGCGAGCAGCTGGCGGCACGCATCAGGCCGCTGGAGCATCGCCTCCTGCCCCTCGGGGTGTGCCTGGCCGCCCAGGCGCTCGGACTGGCGAGCTAG
- a CDS encoding DUF1257 domain-containing protein codes for MSHLSILPTQFRDVEGLAASLEALGLTPSYGGVLRGFADERQSVALQVRVEADLCLGWRRQPDNSLALVGDLQRLSRSRSLQGLLGRLTRAYAARMALRDAALHFSDAQVSVST; via the coding sequence ATGTCCCATCTCTCCATCCTGCCCACCCAGTTCCGCGACGTTGAGGGACTGGCCGCCAGCCTTGAGGCCCTCGGGCTCACCCCCAGCTACGGCGGGGTGCTGCGGGGCTTCGCCGATGAGCGCCAGTCCGTGGCGCTGCAGGTGAGGGTGGAGGCGGATCTGTGCCTGGGCTGGCGCCGCCAGCCCGACAACTCCCTCGCTCTGGTGGGCGATCTGCAGCGCCTCAGCCGCAGCCGCTCCCTGCAGGGGCTGTTGGGTCGGCTCACCCGCGCCTACGCCGCCCGGATGGCCCTCAGGGACGCTGCGCTCCACTTCAGCGATGCCCAGGTGAGCGTCAGCACCTGA